The following proteins are encoded in a genomic region of Actinomadura sp. NAK00032:
- a CDS encoding STAS domain-containing protein: protein MPPLEVTARSDGGRTVVRLRGELDIACSDDLRRGLNEARREHGEHLVLDLAELEFMDSGGLSVIVACYKAATAAGGSLTLAGPRPIVRRALEITGLHRRIPVTETLQEALAG, encoded by the coding sequence GTGCCACCTCTGGAAGTGACCGCGCGGTCGGACGGCGGGCGAACCGTCGTCCGGCTGCGCGGGGAACTCGATATCGCCTGCTCCGACGACCTCCGCAGGGGGCTGAACGAGGCCCGCCGCGAGCACGGCGAGCACCTCGTCCTCGACCTCGCCGAGCTGGAGTTCATGGACTCGGGCGGCCTGTCGGTCATCGTCGCCTGCTACAAGGCGGCGACCGCCGCCGGCGGCAGCCTCACCCTCGCCGGCCCCCGCCCGATCGTCCGCCGCGCCCTGGAGATCACCGGGCTGCACCGCCGGATCCCCGTGACCGAGACCCTGCAGGAGGCCCTCGCCGGCTGA
- a CDS encoding DUF742 domain-containing protein, which yields MDRGSHYGGAPGGPGGSGRWPGDQGRAPGRPPEREESEASSLVRPYAVTGGRTKPRYDLAIEALVTAAPYPPRDVAVLTPEYRAIMDLCRSARSVAEVSALLRLPLGVARVLVADMAVEGLLRLHQSQPATTAGGQPDIRLLERVLSGLRKL from the coding sequence ATGGATCGAGGCAGTCACTACGGAGGCGCCCCCGGCGGCCCGGGCGGCTCCGGACGCTGGCCCGGTGACCAGGGCCGGGCACCGGGCCGCCCGCCCGAGCGGGAGGAGAGCGAGGCCAGTTCGCTGGTGCGCCCCTACGCGGTCACCGGGGGGCGCACGAAGCCGCGCTACGACCTGGCCATCGAGGCGCTGGTCACCGCGGCGCCCTACCCGCCCCGGGACGTGGCCGTGCTGACCCCGGAGTACCGGGCGATCATGGATCTGTGCCGGTCCGCCCGCTCGGTGGCCGAGGTGTCCGCGCTGCTGCGCCTGCCGCTCGGGGTGGCGCGCGTGCTCGTCGCCGACATGGCCGTCGAGGGCCTGCTGCGGCTGCACCAGTCGCAGCCCGCAACCACCGCCGGCGGACAGCCGGACATCCGCTTGCTAGAAAGGGTGCTCAGTGGCCTTCGGAAGCTCTGA
- a CDS encoding SGNH/GDSL hydrolase family protein → MSEVGRIRTYVAIGDSFTEGLNDPYPGEDDVFRGWADRLAEHIAAHSPGLRYANLAVRGKLVRQIVDDQVPRAVDLAPDLVTLCAGGNDMIRPGADPDALAVVFDDAVRRLRGTGARVVVFTGFDTRGLRSGHRIRGKAATYNMHLRAIADRRGCDVVDLWPLRAFDDPRAWHEDRLHLSPEGHRRMALLVAGAIGVPAEGDWREPWPPLDRADWLTMRREDVRWARTYLVPWIGRRATGRSSGDGRGPKRPTALPL, encoded by the coding sequence ATGAGCGAAGTGGGGCGGATCCGGACGTACGTGGCCATCGGCGATAGCTTCACCGAGGGCCTCAACGACCCCTATCCGGGGGAGGACGACGTGTTCCGCGGCTGGGCCGACCGGCTCGCGGAGCACATCGCCGCGCACAGCCCCGGCCTGCGCTACGCCAACCTCGCCGTCCGCGGCAAGCTCGTCCGGCAGATCGTCGACGACCAGGTGCCGCGCGCCGTCGACCTCGCCCCGGACCTCGTCACGCTGTGCGCCGGCGGCAACGACATGATCCGCCCGGGCGCCGACCCGGACGCGCTCGCGGTCGTGTTCGACGACGCCGTCCGCCGGCTGCGCGGCACCGGCGCCCGGGTCGTGGTCTTCACCGGCTTCGACACCCGCGGCCTGCGCTCGGGCCACCGGATCCGGGGCAAGGCGGCGACCTACAACATGCACCTGCGCGCCATCGCCGACCGCCGCGGCTGCGACGTCGTCGACCTGTGGCCGCTGCGCGCGTTCGACGACCCCCGCGCCTGGCACGAGGACCGCCTGCACCTGTCGCCGGAGGGGCACCGCCGCATGGCGCTGCTGGTCGCCGGGGCGATCGGCGTCCCGGCCGAGGGGGACTGGCGCGAGCCGTGGCCGCCGCTGGACCGGGCGGACTGGCTGACCATGCGCCGCGAGGACGTCCGATGGGCGCGCACCTACCTCGTCCCGTGGATCGGGCGGCGCGCGACCGGGCGCTCGTCCGGCGACGGCCGCGGCCCGAAGCGCCCCACGGCTCTCCCGCTGTAG
- a CDS encoding roadblock/LC7 domain-containing protein — protein MSGQDLNWLVTNFADRVAKVAHAVVVSSDGLPMAYSSGFPPERADQLSAIASGLMSLTQGAAKIFDAGGVNQTVVEMDRGLLFVMSITNGSVFAVLAAPDCDLGLVAYEMTLLVERVGRALTPALRTQEQQPPYAGPSVTEMGAGPARY, from the coding sequence GTGAGCGGGCAGGATCTCAACTGGTTGGTGACGAACTTCGCCGACCGTGTCGCGAAGGTCGCGCACGCCGTCGTGGTCTCCTCCGACGGACTGCCGATGGCGTACTCGTCGGGGTTCCCGCCGGAGCGCGCCGACCAGCTGTCGGCGATCGCCTCGGGGCTGATGAGCCTGACCCAGGGCGCGGCGAAGATCTTCGACGCGGGCGGGGTGAACCAGACCGTCGTCGAGATGGACCGCGGGCTGCTGTTCGTCATGTCCATCACGAACGGGTCGGTGTTCGCGGTGCTGGCCGCCCCGGACTGCGACCTCGGGCTGGTCGCCTACGAGATGACGCTGCTCGTCGAGCGGGTGGGCCGGGCGCTGACCCCGGCGCTGCGCACCCAGGAGCAGCAGCCGCCGTACGCCGGGCCGTCCGTGACCGAGATGGGCGCAGGCCCCGCCCGCTATTGA
- a CDS encoding nitrate- and nitrite sensing domain-containing protein gives MPQRLIVLVLVPTVAAVVLAGVRISSSLSEAEAYGRVEQMAELGEGITRFVQDFTAERDMAVEYSASGRSGGLLPELQAQERRTDAQVAPVRSAANAIDGSYGAEAVRDARAVLSRLDGITALRSLVVGTKVPAFIVLQKYTEATNELIAILDGISQNAADGRLAESSRALGALARAKEAVSRERALLLVGARSRQLAADELNELRAARAQEDSELAAFRDSATLEQVQLYEDTVVGTKIDQGRLLRQRVISGVAASGGPLSRSLGTARSPKLLRDSMTSMIDKMREVEQRLASDIKARSDDKGAAAQTASIRDAVIIAVLLAIVLLITVVMARSLVRPLRRLQVGALDVASTRLPGLVDRLRDPEAAAGGIEVEPIDIDSTDEIGQVARAFDEVHREAVRLAADEAVLRGNINAMFVNLSRRSQSLIERQLRLIEELEQSERDEEQLSNLFRLDHLATRMRRNSENLLVLGGQEQVRRWNKPVPLIDVVRASLSEVEQYERVALRVQGDMAVTGPVVNDLVHLLAELVENATAFSSEHTKVTVSGQMLSGGGCMLQITDNGVGMSPEELEQANWRLANPPVIDFSAARRMGLFVVGRLAVRHGIRVELRAAQGGGLTAFVVLPDAAISAGESGGIGARGLAPREAGSHGQLSPLTATAADRPGAAGGAFRQDGYGPAGTPMGAPTAGGTGGHPMAGGTGPLRSLRGGTDAQPVIGETGPIPVGGGFSGTDAQPTVPPIERRTPRDRLRAQEARPPADDPYQPGDRQPPRRPGELPVREPGANLPDRPSDDGAPNGLFQPRAERPPEPPAPAPGAAGSNGYRPGGRTGPQSVVPEAQPAVPEPRSARQIPWETGPLPVESLPAADGYAYSDGAAPAPVEEYAPEPPAPEPAMRAPAAQHAPPPPAPAEPKGPPRMPERSPIFDAMQSEWFQRRSGGPSGEDPVKGWESPADAGFRAAEAARRPVATSRTNVGLPKRVPGKNRVPGAVGRTPAGAAQPAGAAQPPAVPPTAPLPTGLGQGQPVQGQQPPAPQGPQVPGQQAAGQSADVVRSRFASLQRGVHRGRNEARGTGTSGEAPSQGDGETGGTR, from the coding sequence GTGCCACAGCGGCTGATCGTGCTGGTCCTGGTTCCGACGGTCGCCGCCGTCGTGCTCGCCGGGGTGCGCATCTCCAGCTCCCTCAGCGAGGCGGAGGCGTACGGGCGGGTCGAGCAGATGGCCGAGCTGGGCGAGGGGATCACCCGGTTCGTGCAGGACTTCACGGCCGAGCGCGACATGGCCGTCGAGTACAGCGCCTCGGGCCGCTCCGGCGGGCTCCTGCCGGAGCTGCAGGCCCAGGAGCGGCGGACCGACGCGCAGGTGGCGCCGGTGCGGTCGGCCGCGAACGCCATCGACGGGTCCTACGGCGCGGAGGCCGTCCGCGACGCCCGCGCGGTGCTCAGCCGGCTGGACGGGATCACCGCCCTGCGCTCCCTGGTGGTGGGCACCAAGGTCCCGGCGTTCATCGTGCTGCAGAAGTACACCGAGGCGACCAACGAGCTGATCGCGATCCTCGACGGTATCTCGCAGAACGCCGCCGACGGCCGGCTCGCGGAGTCGAGCCGTGCCCTCGGCGCCCTCGCCCGCGCCAAGGAGGCGGTCTCCCGCGAGCGGGCCCTGCTGCTCGTCGGCGCGCGGTCGCGGCAGCTGGCGGCCGACGAGCTGAACGAGCTCCGAGCGGCGCGCGCGCAGGAGGACAGCGAGCTCGCCGCCTTCCGCGACTCCGCGACCCTGGAGCAGGTCCAGCTGTACGAGGACACCGTGGTCGGCACCAAGATCGACCAGGGCCGGCTGCTGCGGCAGCGCGTCATCTCCGGCGTCGCCGCCTCCGGCGGGCCGCTGTCGCGCTCGCTCGGCACCGCCCGCTCGCCCAAGCTGCTCCGCGATTCGATGACCAGCATGATCGACAAGATGCGCGAGGTCGAGCAGCGGCTGGCGAGCGACATCAAGGCCCGCAGTGACGACAAGGGCGCCGCGGCCCAGACGGCCTCGATCCGCGACGCGGTCATCATCGCCGTGCTGCTGGCCATCGTGCTGCTGATCACGGTCGTGATGGCGCGGTCGCTGGTGCGGCCGCTGCGCCGGCTGCAGGTCGGCGCGCTCGACGTCGCCAGCACCCGGCTGCCCGGGCTGGTCGACCGGCTGCGCGACCCGGAGGCCGCCGCCGGCGGCATCGAGGTCGAGCCGATCGACATCGACTCCACCGACGAGATCGGCCAGGTCGCGCGCGCCTTCGACGAGGTCCACCGCGAGGCGGTCCGGCTCGCGGCCGACGAGGCCGTCCTGCGCGGCAACATCAACGCGATGTTCGTCAACCTCTCCCGGCGCAGCCAGTCGCTCATCGAGCGGCAGCTGCGGCTGATCGAGGAGCTGGAGCAGAGCGAGCGCGACGAGGAGCAGCTCTCCAACCTGTTCCGGCTGGACCACCTGGCCACCCGCATGCGGCGCAACTCGGAGAACCTCCTCGTCCTCGGCGGCCAGGAGCAGGTGCGGCGCTGGAACAAGCCCGTCCCGCTCATCGACGTCGTCCGCGCGTCGCTGTCCGAGGTGGAGCAGTACGAACGGGTCGCGCTGCGGGTTCAAGGCGACATGGCGGTCACCGGCCCCGTCGTCAACGACCTCGTCCACCTGCTGGCCGAGCTGGTGGAGAACGCCACCGCGTTCTCCTCCGAGCACACCAAGGTCACCGTCTCCGGGCAGATGCTCAGCGGCGGCGGCTGCATGCTGCAGATCACCGACAACGGCGTGGGCATGTCGCCCGAGGAGCTGGAGCAGGCCAACTGGCGGCTCGCGAACCCGCCGGTCATCGACTTCTCCGCGGCCCGCCGCATGGGCCTGTTCGTGGTCGGCCGCCTGGCCGTCCGGCACGGCATCCGGGTCGAGCTGCGCGCCGCCCAGGGCGGCGGGCTCACCGCGTTCGTCGTGCTGCCGGACGCCGCGATCAGCGCCGGCGAGTCCGGCGGCATCGGCGCCCGCGGGCTCGCGCCCCGCGAGGCCGGCTCGCACGGGCAGCTCTCCCCGCTCACCGCGACGGCCGCCGACCGGCCCGGCGCGGCGGGCGGCGCGTTCCGGCAGGACGGCTACGGGCCGGCCGGAACGCCGATGGGCGCCCCGACGGCCGGCGGGACCGGCGGCCACCCCATGGCCGGCGGCACCGGGCCGCTGCGGTCGCTGCGCGGCGGCACCGACGCCCAGCCCGTCATCGGCGAGACCGGCCCGATCCCCGTCGGCGGCGGCTTCTCCGGCACCGACGCGCAGCCGACCGTGCCGCCCATCGAGCGGCGCACGCCGCGCGACCGGCTCCGGGCGCAGGAGGCGCGCCCGCCGGCGGACGACCCGTACCAGCCCGGCGACCGGCAGCCGCCGCGCCGGCCGGGCGAGCTGCCCGTCCGCGAGCCGGGCGCGAACCTGCCCGACCGCCCGTCCGACGACGGCGCCCCGAACGGGCTGTTCCAGCCGCGCGCCGAGCGCCCGCCGGAGCCCCCCGCCCCCGCCCCCGGCGCCGCCGGGAGCAACGGCTACCGGCCGGGCGGCCGCACCGGCCCCCAGTCCGTCGTGCCGGAGGCGCAGCCGGCGGTGCCGGAGCCCCGCTCCGCGCGGCAGATCCCGTGGGAGACCGGGCCGCTCCCGGTCGAGTCCCTCCCCGCGGCCGACGGCTACGCCTACTCCGACGGCGCCGCGCCGGCCCCGGTGGAGGAGTACGCGCCCGAACCGCCCGCGCCCGAGCCGGCCATGCGGGCCCCCGCGGCGCAGCACGCGCCGCCGCCGCCCGCGCCGGCCGAGCCGAAGGGGCCGCCGCGCATGCCCGAGCGGTCGCCGATCTTCGACGCGATGCAGTCCGAATGGTTCCAGCGCAGGTCCGGAGGACCGTCCGGGGAGGATCCGGTGAAGGGTTGGGAATCGCCCGCGGACGCGGGGTTCCGCGCCGCCGAGGCCGCCCGGCGGCCGGTGGCGACGTCCCGCACGAACGTGGGGCTCCCGAAGCGGGTGCCCGGCAAGAACCGCGTGCCCGGCGCGGTCGGCCGCACCCCCGCGGGGGCCGCGCAGCCGGCGGGCGCCGCTCAGCCGCCGGCGGTACCGCCGACGGCGCCGCTGCCGACCGGGCTCGGCCAGGGGCAGCCCGTCCAGGGGCAGCAGCCCCCGGCGCCGCAGGGACCGCAGGTCCCGGGCCAGCAGGCGGCCGGCCAGTCGGCCGACGTCGTACGCAGCCGTTTCGCGAGCCTGCAGCGCGGCGTCCACCGGGGACGCAACGAGGCTCGAGGCACAGGAACTTCAGGTGAGGCGCCGTCACAGGGTGACGGCGAGACAGGAGGCACGCGGTGA
- a CDS encoding ATP/GTP-binding protein gives MTSVKIVVGGGFGVGKTTFVGSVSEIMPLTTEAVMTAASADVDDLSAVPDKTTTTVAMDFGRVSLDSELILYLFGTPGQHRFWFMWDDLVRGAIGAVVLVDTRRLEDCFAAVDYFEELGLPFVVGVNGFHGEFQYAVDDIREALSISAHVPIVQCDARSRESTKQVLITLVKHAMTVHAGGAPAAAPAPQPGSTSPSWT, from the coding sequence CTGACCTCGGTCAAGATCGTCGTCGGTGGCGGCTTCGGCGTCGGGAAGACCACGTTCGTCGGCTCCGTCTCGGAGATCATGCCGCTCACCACCGAGGCGGTGATGACGGCGGCCAGCGCCGACGTGGACGACCTGTCGGCCGTGCCGGACAAGACGACCACCACGGTCGCGATGGACTTCGGGCGCGTGTCGCTCGACAGCGAGCTGATCCTGTACCTGTTCGGCACCCCCGGGCAGCACCGGTTCTGGTTCATGTGGGACGACCTGGTGCGCGGCGCGATCGGCGCCGTCGTGCTGGTCGACACCCGCCGGCTGGAGGACTGCTTCGCCGCGGTGGACTACTTCGAGGAGCTCGGCCTGCCGTTCGTGGTGGGCGTCAACGGGTTCCACGGCGAGTTCCAGTACGCCGTGGACGACATCCGCGAGGCGCTGTCGATCAGCGCGCACGTGCCGATCGTGCAGTGCGACGCGCGGAGCCGCGAGTCCACCAAGCAGGTGCTGATCACGCTGGTCAAGCACGCCATGACGGTGCACGCCGGCGGCGCGCCCGCCGCCGCGCCCGCGCCGCAGCCCGGCTCCACCTCCCCGAGCTGGACCTAG
- a CDS encoding AAA family ATPase, translating to MSAPRLPDHLEVLLTEEPVLDVYAYGPWRVPDGLYEEIRERAVAYNTDKRAVVLTRRLSDFYGDGTSAAGAEQWSLLTFLLGASAVRGGSRGDVDYELLSDFLATPEAAVRDPLAWFTQGGRWRPPGLWLPEPAGDDPERRAVMFELARAGLDVFAGLEPVERRRAALAELFDRRAADPELREADMAVPNRRLEDAWTAGLTDAELAVLPELAGPVGYLGWACQGLDAAHERLAGAVADGDEPDAALARLLLAAEAPVVPAELAVVLGTTRYENVEERFRAAREGFSAEAWQGGVRAWLARGLVAGEADAARAWLDMAVRVTGAVQGLPDAPVTPKCRVPVRPFQADLRRLFTARRILHAPSFGADGADATGATGATGATGATGADGAAERSGRAAMPEPGLVGQPELSRVLRDAVAARLAGERAVRLLVTGPEGTGKGTAAEAVEELLAARGAVREALWISDQVFASLGVSDAVLWLQARVRDCLEGRMLLVVDDLEKLAASERCGAAAVEELRRLMARAPSLDVVALCRPGGDARLFDANPALVRAFDVARTRDFGEDGFAELFALAVARRGGSAAPEAAAAAGALLRRTPPLRNLRGARLAEHMAGQAVAAARTRAADTGAEAGAVEVTAADLPQRLIAGRPAETDPLAELAACVGIDPVKREVDALIAEAEAARLRREAGMTARARPRHLVFTGGTGTGKGKVAGILGRIYADLGVLSSGHLVEVERADLLGEYASESVLRVRRAVEQAHGGVLLVRDAHALVSVSADAARGREVLDVLLTSVQAHTDDLVVVLTGPHAEMNGLLKAHPELAAHFPRTIRFADLTDDELVEVFAAKAAASGFELAPGVLDKVRALVEAAPHERSLGNVRIMTNLLDRAVAMQGRRVLADGVVDETESLDVILLEDVPDTLTRGRDDVPGDPLAEVERLIGLADIKREVAALVAEVRAEQLRRDAKVSPAPPARHMVFSGNPGTAKTTIARLIAAVFARLGLLSSGHLVEVTRADLVAEFVGQTAPRVRGAVERALGGVLFVDEAYALSSAGGDRRDFGHEAIAELLRLMEEHRGDLVVIVAGYDAEMERFLEANPGLASRFPKKLRFPDYTDDELVTIFEFMAAEAGFALAPGVLDALRERVAAQPRGSSFGNARLVRNLLEAAISRQAQRITAGDDAGREVEAAEVVLLRPEDLPDAPPRADEGGYGLYI from the coding sequence TTGAGTGCCCCCCGGCTTCCGGACCATCTCGAAGTGCTGCTCACCGAGGAGCCCGTACTGGACGTGTACGCGTACGGTCCCTGGCGCGTACCGGACGGACTGTACGAGGAGATCCGAGAACGGGCGGTCGCCTACAACACCGACAAGCGCGCGGTCGTGCTGACCCGGCGGCTCAGCGACTTCTACGGGGACGGCACGAGCGCGGCGGGGGCCGAGCAGTGGTCGCTGCTGACGTTCCTGCTGGGGGCGTCGGCGGTGCGCGGCGGGTCGCGCGGCGACGTCGACTACGAGCTGCTGTCGGACTTCCTGGCGACGCCGGAGGCGGCGGTGCGCGACCCGCTGGCCTGGTTCACCCAGGGCGGGCGGTGGCGGCCGCCCGGCCTGTGGCTGCCCGAGCCGGCCGGGGACGACCCCGAGCGCCGCGCGGTGATGTTCGAGCTGGCGCGGGCCGGGCTGGACGTCTTCGCGGGCCTGGAGCCGGTGGAGCGGCGCCGCGCCGCGCTGGCCGAGCTGTTTGACCGCCGCGCCGCCGACCCGGAGCTGCGCGAGGCGGACATGGCCGTTCCCAACCGGCGGCTGGAGGACGCCTGGACCGCCGGGCTGACCGACGCCGAGCTGGCCGTCCTGCCGGAGCTGGCGGGCCCGGTCGGGTATCTGGGGTGGGCGTGCCAGGGCCTGGACGCCGCGCACGAGCGGCTCGCGGGGGCCGTCGCCGACGGGGACGAGCCCGACGCCGCGCTGGCCCGGCTGCTGCTGGCGGCCGAGGCGCCGGTCGTCCCGGCCGAGCTGGCGGTCGTGCTGGGCACCACCCGCTACGAGAACGTGGAGGAGCGGTTCCGCGCGGCGCGCGAGGGGTTCTCGGCGGAGGCGTGGCAGGGCGGCGTGCGCGCCTGGCTGGCGCGCGGCCTGGTCGCGGGGGAGGCCGACGCCGCCCGCGCGTGGCTCGACATGGCCGTGCGCGTCACCGGCGCGGTGCAGGGGCTGCCCGACGCGCCGGTCACGCCGAAGTGCCGCGTCCCGGTGCGCCCCTTCCAGGCCGACCTGCGTCGGCTGTTCACCGCCCGCCGGATCCTCCACGCGCCGTCGTTCGGCGCCGACGGGGCGGACGCGACGGGCGCGACAGGTGCGACGGGCGCGACGGGCGCGACGGGCGCGGACGGCGCGGCGGAGCGCTCCGGACGGGCGGCCATGCCGGAGCCGGGGCTCGTCGGGCAGCCGGAGCTGTCGCGGGTGCTGCGCGACGCGGTGGCGGCCCGGCTGGCGGGCGAGCGGGCGGTCCGGCTGCTCGTCACCGGCCCCGAGGGCACCGGGAAGGGCACCGCGGCCGAGGCCGTCGAGGAGCTGCTGGCCGCGCGGGGCGCCGTCCGGGAGGCGCTGTGGATCTCCGACCAGGTGTTCGCGTCGCTGGGCGTGAGCGACGCCGTGCTGTGGCTGCAGGCCCGCGTCCGCGACTGCCTGGAGGGGCGCATGCTCCTCGTCGTGGACGACCTGGAGAAGCTCGCCGCGAGCGAGCGCTGCGGCGCCGCCGCCGTGGAGGAGCTGCGGCGGCTGATGGCCCGCGCGCCGTCCCTGGACGTCGTCGCGCTGTGCCGGCCCGGCGGCGACGCGCGGCTGTTCGACGCCAACCCGGCGCTGGTCCGCGCGTTCGATGTCGCCCGCACCCGCGACTTCGGCGAGGACGGCTTCGCCGAGCTGTTCGCGCTCGCCGTCGCGCGGCGCGGGGGCAGCGCCGCCCCGGAGGCCGCGGCGGCGGCGGGCGCGCTGCTGCGCCGGACGCCGCCGCTGCGGAACCTGCGCGGCGCCCGGCTCGCCGAGCACATGGCCGGCCAGGCCGTCGCCGCGGCCCGCACGCGGGCGGCGGACACCGGCGCCGAGGCCGGCGCGGTCGAGGTCACCGCCGCCGACCTGCCGCAGCGCCTCATCGCGGGCCGCCCCGCCGAGACCGACCCGCTCGCCGAGCTGGCCGCCTGCGTCGGCATCGACCCCGTCAAGCGGGAGGTCGACGCCCTGATCGCCGAGGCCGAGGCCGCGCGGCTGCGCCGCGAGGCGGGCATGACCGCGCGGGCCCGCCCCCGGCACCTGGTCTTCACCGGCGGCACCGGCACCGGCAAGGGCAAGGTCGCCGGGATCCTCGGCCGGATCTACGCCGACCTCGGCGTGCTGTCGTCCGGCCACCTCGTCGAGGTGGAGCGCGCCGACCTGCTCGGCGAGTACGCCAGCGAGAGCGTGCTGCGGGTGCGGCGCGCGGTGGAGCAGGCGCACGGCGGCGTCCTGCTGGTGCGCGACGCGCACGCGCTGGTGTCGGTGTCGGCGGACGCGGCGCGCGGCCGGGAGGTGCTGGACGTCCTGCTGACCAGCGTCCAGGCGCACACCGACGACCTCGTCGTGGTGCTGACCGGCCCGCACGCGGAGATGAACGGGCTGCTCAAGGCGCATCCCGAGCTGGCCGCCCACTTCCCCCGCACGATCCGGTTCGCCGACCTCACCGACGACGAGCTGGTCGAGGTGTTCGCGGCCAAGGCCGCCGCGTCGGGGTTCGAGCTGGCCCCCGGCGTGCTGGACAAGGTCCGCGCGCTGGTCGAGGCGGCGCCGCACGAGCGGAGCCTCGGCAACGTCCGCATCATGACCAACCTGCTGGACCGGGCCGTCGCCATGCAGGGCCGCCGCGTCCTCGCCGACGGCGTCGTGGACGAGACCGAGTCCCTCGACGTGATCCTGCTGGAGGACGTCCCCGACACGCTGACCCGCGGCCGCGACGACGTGCCCGGCGACCCGCTCGCCGAGGTCGAGCGGCTGATCGGGCTCGCCGACATCAAGCGGGAGGTGGCCGCGCTGGTCGCCGAGGTCCGCGCCGAGCAGCTGCGCCGCGACGCCAAGGTGTCGCCGGCGCCGCCGGCCCGGCACATGGTGTTCAGCGGCAACCCCGGCACGGCCAAGACGACGATCGCGCGGCTGATCGCCGCCGTCTTCGCCCGGCTCGGCCTGCTGTCGTCCGGGCACCTGGTGGAGGTCACCCGCGCCGACCTCGTCGCCGAGTTCGTCGGGCAGACCGCGCCGCGGGTGCGGGGCGCGGTCGAGCGCGCGCTCGGCGGCGTGCTGTTCGTCGACGAGGCGTACGCGCTGTCGTCGGCGGGCGGCGACCGGCGCGACTTCGGCCACGAGGCGATCGCCGAGCTGCTGCGGCTGATGGAGGAGCACCGCGGCGACCTGGTCGTCATCGTCGCCGGCTACGACGCCGAGATGGAGCGGTTCCTGGAGGCCAACCCGGGCCTTGCGTCCCGGTTCCCGAAGAAGCTGCGCTTCCCCGACTACACCGACGACGAGCTCGTCACGATCTTCGAGTTCATGGCGGCGGAGGCCGGGTTCGCGCTCGCGCCCGGGGTGCTGGACGCACTGCGCGAACGCGTCGCCGCCCAGCCGCGCGGCTCCTCGTTCGGCAACGCGCGGCTCGTCCGCAACCTGCTGGAGGCGGCGATCTCCCGGCAGGCCCAGCGCATCACGGCGGGCGACGACGCGGGCCGCGAGGTCGAGGCGGCGGAGGTGGTGCTGCTGCGCCCCGAGGACCTGCCCGACGCGCCGCCCCGCGCGGACGAGGGAGGCTACGGCCTCTACATCTAG